One genomic region from Streptomyces sp. NBC_01431 encodes:
- a CDS encoding ABC transporter permease, with translation MRLYGVVAAGGFRRYTTYRVATAAGVFTNTVFGVIVAYTYIALWNERPHLGGYDQSQALTYVWISQAMLMTVSLFGGGFADEFVERIRTGDIAIDLYRPADLQLWWLSADLGRALFHFLGRGIVPLAFGALVFDLALPANPLTWLAFLVAVLFGVVVSFALRFLVALSAFWLLDGAGVTSLVSIAGMFFSGMLLPLTAFPGLLGEVARVLPWSSLLQIPADVLMGRHQGWGLLGAYGFQLGWATVLLGAGRLLQSAAVRRVVVQGG, from the coding sequence GTGCGGTTGTACGGGGTCGTGGCCGCGGGTGGGTTCCGGCGCTATACGACGTACCGGGTCGCCACCGCGGCAGGGGTTTTCACCAACACTGTCTTCGGCGTCATCGTGGCGTACACCTATATAGCGCTGTGGAACGAGCGCCCCCACCTGGGTGGCTACGACCAGTCCCAGGCGCTGACCTATGTGTGGATCAGCCAGGCCATGCTCATGACGGTCAGCCTGTTCGGCGGTGGCTTCGCGGACGAGTTCGTGGAACGCATCCGTACGGGTGACATCGCGATCGACCTCTACCGTCCGGCCGACCTCCAGCTGTGGTGGCTGTCCGCCGATCTGGGCCGGGCCCTGTTCCACTTCCTGGGGCGCGGCATCGTCCCCCTCGCGTTCGGCGCGCTCGTCTTCGACCTCGCGCTGCCCGCGAACCCGCTGACCTGGCTGGCGTTCCTGGTCGCGGTCCTGTTCGGGGTGGTGGTGAGCTTCGCGCTGCGCTTCCTGGTGGCGCTCAGCGCGTTCTGGCTGCTCGACGGGGCGGGCGTCACCTCGCTGGTGTCCATCGCAGGCATGTTCTTCTCCGGGATGCTGCTGCCGCTGACCGCCTTCCCCGGCCTGCTCGGCGAGGTGGCCCGGGTACTGCCGTGGTCCTCGCTGCTCCAGATCCCGGCGGACGTCCTGATGGGCCGGCACCAGGGCTGGGGCCTGCTCGGCGCGTATGGATTCCAACTCGGCTGGGCGACAGTGCTGTTGGGCGCCGGTCGGCTGCTCCAGTCCGCGGCGGTACGGAGGGTGGTGGTGCAGGGTGGCTGA
- a CDS encoding ABC transporter permease, which yields MGGFAAYRLVAAMWIRSTLAYRASFLMMLTGNFLVTAFDFVVIALMFSQVRSLGGYSFAEVAFLYGTSTTAFGFANAVMGSIDKLGARVRDGTLDTLLVRPAPVLAQVAADRFGMQRLGRLLQGVLVLAGSLVALDLHWTVLKVLLVPVMLLSGSAIFAAVFVAGAAFQFRAQDAAEVQNAFTYGGQTLLQYPPTVFAKDMVWSATFVLPLAFVNWLPALYVLGRPYPLDLPGWLALTPPLVAAGCLALSGLAWRAGIRSYRSTGS from the coding sequence CTGGGCGGCTTTGCCGCGTACCGTCTGGTGGCCGCCATGTGGATCCGTTCCACCCTCGCCTACCGGGCGTCGTTCTTGATGATGCTGACCGGCAACTTCCTGGTGACCGCGTTCGACTTCGTCGTGATCGCGCTGATGTTCTCGCAGGTCCGCTCGCTCGGCGGGTACTCGTTCGCCGAAGTGGCGTTCCTGTACGGCACCTCCACCACCGCTTTCGGGTTCGCAAACGCGGTGATGGGCTCCATCGACAAGCTGGGCGCGCGGGTCCGCGACGGCACGCTCGACACCCTGCTCGTGCGCCCGGCACCGGTCCTCGCCCAGGTCGCCGCCGACCGGTTCGGAATGCAGCGCCTGGGGCGGCTGCTCCAGGGCGTCCTGGTCCTGGCCGGTTCACTGGTGGCCCTGGACCTGCACTGGACGGTACTGAAGGTGCTGCTGGTGCCGGTGATGCTGCTGAGCGGGTCCGCGATCTTCGCCGCGGTGTTCGTGGCGGGCGCGGCCTTCCAGTTCCGGGCGCAGGACGCCGCCGAGGTGCAGAACGCCTTCACCTACGGCGGCCAGACCCTGCTCCAGTACCCACCGACGGTGTTCGCCAAGGACATGGTGTGGAGCGCCACCTTCGTCCTGCCGCTGGCCTTCGTCAACTGGCTGCCCGCCCTCTATGTGCTCGGCCGGCCCTATCCGCTGGATCTGCCCGGCTGGCTCGCCCTCACACCGCCGCTGGTCGCGGCCGGCTGCCTCGCGCTGTCCGGCCTCGCCTGGCGGGCGGGAATCCGTTCGTACCGCAGCACGGGGAGTTGA
- a CDS encoding ABC transporter ATP-binding protein, translated as MDLIEVDGVEKVFDVRRRTGRFRREKRQVRAVDGISFTVPRGEMVGYIGPNGAGKSTTIKMLTGILTPSGGRLRVAGLDPSRERTKMAQRIGVVFGQRTTLWWDLPLYDSYRLAHRMYRIPDKRFRENLDRCVELLDLASLLDVPVRQLSLGQRMRGDIAAALLHDPDVLYLDEPTIGLDVISKAKVRQFLRDLNAERATTVLLTTHDLTDIEQLCRRVMVIDHGRLMYDGALAGLHEAGESERTLVVDLAHELPPVEAEGARVVKVEGPRQWLAFPASASAAPLVAHIAQAYPLVDLSVREPDIEAVIARMYDDRGLH; from the coding sequence ATGGACCTCATCGAAGTCGACGGCGTCGAGAAGGTCTTCGACGTACGCCGCAGGACCGGCCGGTTCCGCCGGGAGAAACGTCAGGTCAGGGCCGTCGACGGGATCAGCTTCACGGTGCCGCGCGGCGAGATGGTCGGCTACATCGGCCCCAACGGTGCCGGAAAGTCCACCACCATCAAGATGCTGACGGGCATCCTCACTCCGAGCGGCGGCCGCCTGCGCGTCGCGGGCCTCGACCCCTCCCGTGAGCGTACGAAAATGGCCCAGCGCATCGGCGTCGTCTTCGGCCAACGCACCACCCTGTGGTGGGACTTGCCGCTGTACGACTCCTACCGGCTGGCCCACCGCATGTACCGCATCCCCGACAAGCGCTTCCGCGAGAACCTGGACCGCTGCGTCGAACTCCTCGATCTGGCAAGCCTGTTGGATGTGCCGGTACGTCAACTCTCGCTCGGCCAGCGCATGCGCGGCGACATCGCGGCGGCGCTGCTGCACGATCCGGACGTCCTGTACCTGGACGAGCCGACGATCGGCCTCGACGTCATCAGCAAGGCGAAGGTCCGGCAGTTCCTGCGCGACCTGAACGCGGAGCGCGCCACGACCGTCCTGCTCACCACGCACGACCTGACCGACATCGAGCAGCTCTGCCGACGCGTGATGGTGATCGACCACGGACGCCTGATGTACGACGGAGCGCTCGCCGGACTGCACGAGGCGGGCGAGAGCGAACGCACCCTGGTGGTGGACCTGGCGCACGAACTCCCGCCCGTGGAGGCCGAAGGCGCCCGCGTGGTCAAGGTCGAGGGCCCCCGCCAGTGGCTCGCCTTCCCGGCTTCCGCGTCCGCCGCGCCGCTCGTCGCGCACATCGCGCAGGCGTACCCGCTGGTGGACCTGTCGGTCCGGGAGCCGGACATCGAGGCCGTCATCGCGCGAATGTACGACGATCGCGGCCTTCACTAG
- a CDS encoding DUF1707 SHOCT-like domain-containing protein: MRASDAERERVAESLRDAMAEGRLDMDEFEHRLEAAYKARTHGELEPLVRDLPAPGSVVAPVAPVARRPEDETDVHWPSRIGHQPTSKGGFALWSGFSRKGTWTVARKFTAFAMWGGGHVDLREARFEDRETVLRLFTIMGGIGVTVPPELNVRVKGFGIMGGVDGNKATGEGTPGSPNVTIVAYALMGGIGVDRKMRKAQKERLRLEKKERKQLD; encoded by the coding sequence ATGCGGGCTTCGGACGCGGAGCGGGAGCGGGTCGCCGAGTCGCTGCGGGACGCGATGGCGGAGGGCCGACTCGACATGGACGAGTTCGAGCATCGCCTGGAAGCCGCGTACAAGGCGCGTACGCATGGGGAGTTGGAGCCGCTCGTCCGCGATCTTCCCGCTCCTGGCAGCGTGGTGGCACCGGTTGCGCCCGTGGCCAGGCGCCCCGAGGACGAAACCGACGTCCACTGGCCCTCCCGGATCGGCCACCAGCCCACCTCCAAGGGCGGGTTCGCCCTCTGGAGCGGCTTCTCCCGCAAGGGCACCTGGACGGTGGCGCGGAAGTTCACCGCGTTCGCGATGTGGGGCGGTGGCCACGTCGACCTGCGCGAGGCCCGCTTCGAGGACCGCGAGACGGTGCTCCGCCTCTTCACGATCATGGGCGGCATCGGCGTGACCGTACCGCCCGAACTGAACGTCCGCGTCAAGGGATTCGGCATCATGGGCGGCGTTGACGGCAACAAGGCCACCGGCGAAGGCACCCCGGGCTCCCCGAACGTCACGATCGTGGCGTACGCGCTGATGGGCGGGATCGGGGTGGACCGAAAGATGCGGAAGGCACAGAAGGAGCGGCTGAGGCTGGAGAAGAAGGAGCGCAAGCAACTGGACTGA
- a CDS encoding GDSL-type esterase/lipase family protein, producing MSMRTYRTLRTLRSHAERVALLAVVTLLAVALCVVAGPVRAGAGAGDDGGAWAGTWYSAPVGVEPGAASARTVRNVVHTSLGGKRARVTLSNLFGDVPLDLRHATIATAADPGRTMRTLTFSGRARTSIPAGGQTVSDPLAFEVPAASDLYVTVYAAGPASWHPGAQQTSYVAPGEVDRAADPGEFAQPTRFWQYVTAVDVQGPGAASGSVVVFGDSITDGVGSTPDANRRWTDVLAGRLKGQRAELARGGAAPRAVLNAGISGNALLGRPGWISGPSGLDRFQRDALGRAGVRTVIVELGINDLLSDERRDASALLAGMRELVRLGHARGVTVLGTTLGPCGGLPACTAAVQGIRGEVNSAIRGGEVYDGVIDIDRALRDPYAPMTLRGPYDCGDRLHPGDAGYRAIGRAVDLGAL from the coding sequence ATGTCCATGCGGACGTACCGGACGCTCCGGACCCTCCGGTCGCACGCGGAGCGCGTGGCGCTGCTCGCGGTGGTGACGCTGCTCGCCGTCGCCCTCTGCGTCGTGGCCGGGCCCGTGCGGGCCGGGGCCGGCGCCGGTGACGACGGCGGCGCCTGGGCCGGGACCTGGTACTCCGCCCCCGTCGGCGTCGAGCCCGGGGCCGCGTCGGCCCGGACCGTACGCAATGTCGTGCACACCTCGCTCGGCGGGAAGCGGGCCCGCGTCACCCTTTCCAATCTGTTCGGGGACGTGCCGCTCGACCTCCGCCACGCCACGATCGCCACCGCCGCCGACCCCGGCCGGACCATGCGGACGCTGACCTTCAGCGGGCGCGCTCGGACCTCCATACCCGCTGGCGGGCAGACCGTCAGCGACCCCTTGGCCTTCGAGGTGCCCGCCGCATCCGATCTCTACGTGACCGTGTACGCCGCCGGGCCCGCGTCCTGGCATCCCGGCGCGCAGCAGACCTCGTACGTCGCGCCGGGCGAGGTCGACCGGGCCGCCGATCCCGGGGAGTTCGCGCAGCCGACCCGGTTCTGGCAGTACGTCACCGCCGTCGATGTGCAGGGGCCCGGCGCGGCGTCCGGCAGCGTCGTCGTGTTCGGCGACTCGATAACCGACGGGGTCGGTTCCACCCCGGATGCCAACCGCCGCTGGACCGACGTCCTGGCCGGGCGGCTCAAGGGACAGCGCGCCGAACTCGCGCGGGGCGGGGCGGCGCCCAGGGCCGTGCTGAACGCCGGGATCAGCGGGAACGCGCTGCTCGGGCGGCCCGGCTGGATCTCCGGACCGAGCGGGCTCGACCGTTTTCAGCGCGACGCGCTCGGGCGGGCGGGGGTGCGGACGGTCATCGTGGAACTCGGCATCAACGACCTGCTCAGCGACGAGCGGCGGGACGCGTCCGCGCTCCTGGCCGGAATGCGGGAGCTGGTACGGCTGGGGCACGCGCGGGGAGTGACCGTGCTGGGCACCACGCTCGGTCCGTGCGGAGGGCTGCCTGCCTGCACGGCGGCGGTGCAGGGGATTCGCGGGGAGGTCAACTCCGCGATTCGGGGTGGCGAGGTTTACGACGGGGTCATCGACATAGATCGCGCGCTTCGGGATCCCTATGCGCCGATGACCCTGCGGGGGCCGTACGACTGCGGGGACCGGCTGCATCCCGGGGACGCGGGGTATCGCGCCATCGGGAGGGCGGTGGATTTGGGAGCGTTGTAA
- a CDS encoding DUF445 domain-containing protein produces the protein MDRTRTGAEAEAEAGVVAEAAARRPLSSPFAYTAADEEKRRGVRRMKATATGLLLFVAVVFALATWADRSGAGAWAGYVAAAAEAGMVGALADWFAVTALFRRPLGLPIPHTAIIQNKKDQFGATLGSFVGENFLSTAVVRTRLQALGIGRRLGTWLAEPEHADRVTSELATALRGALTVLRDSDVQAVVGEAITRRADAAEIGPGVGKALEKIVADGSHRKAVDLVCVRAHDWLVLHGDSVMDAVQGGAPGWTPRFVDRKVGERVYKELLRFVTEMRDMPMHPARGALDRFLADFAADLQSDTETRTRVERFKSEILARPEVQDIIASAWASVRGMIIAAAEDEHSELRLRARASLLSLGTRLSTDPRLQSKLDGWLEDAAAYVVSTYRTEITSLITDTVASWDANDTSRKIEANIGRDLQFIRINGTVVGAMAGLLIYAVSHALGG, from the coding sequence ATGGACCGTACGAGAACAGGGGCCGAGGCGGAGGCGGAGGCCGGGGTGGTGGCGGAGGCGGCAGCGCGTCGGCCGCTGTCCTCTCCCTTCGCCTATACGGCGGCGGACGAGGAGAAGCGCAGGGGCGTGCGCCGCATGAAGGCGACCGCCACGGGCCTGCTGCTCTTCGTCGCGGTCGTGTTCGCGCTGGCCACCTGGGCGGACCGGTCGGGCGCGGGGGCCTGGGCCGGATACGTGGCGGCGGCGGCCGAGGCGGGCATGGTGGGCGCGCTGGCCGACTGGTTCGCGGTGACGGCCCTGTTCCGCCGCCCGCTGGGCCTGCCGATCCCGCACACGGCGATCATCCAGAACAAGAAGGACCAGTTCGGTGCCACGCTCGGCTCCTTCGTGGGGGAGAACTTCCTGTCCACGGCGGTGGTCCGCACCCGGCTCCAGGCCCTCGGTATCGGCCGCCGCCTCGGCACCTGGCTTGCCGAGCCCGAACACGCCGACCGGGTGACGTCGGAGCTGGCCACGGCCCTGCGCGGGGCCCTGACGGTGCTCAGGGACTCCGACGTCCAGGCGGTGGTGGGTGAGGCCATCACGCGCCGGGCGGACGCGGCGGAGATCGGGCCCGGCGTGGGCAAGGCACTGGAGAAGATCGTCGCCGACGGCAGCCACCGCAAGGCGGTCGACCTGGTCTGCGTACGGGCCCACGACTGGCTGGTGCTGCACGGTGACTCGGTGATGGACGCGGTGCAGGGCGGGGCCCCGGGCTGGACCCCGCGCTTCGTGGACCGCAAGGTCGGCGAGCGCGTCTACAAGGAGCTGCTGCGCTTCGTGACCGAGATGCGCGACATGCCGATGCATCCGGCGCGCGGCGCCCTGGACCGCTTCCTGGCCGACTTCGCGGCCGACCTCCAGTCGGACACTGAGACCCGCACCAGGGTGGAACGCTTCAAGTCGGAGATACTGGCGCGCCCCGAGGTCCAGGACATCATCGCCTCGGCGTGGGCCTCCGTCCGGGGAATGATCATCGCGGCGGCGGAGGACGAACACAGCGAGCTGCGCCTGCGCGCGCGGGCGTCCCTGCTGTCCTTGGGCACCCGCCTGTCCACGGACCCCCGCCTCCAGTCGAAACTGGACGGCTGGCTGGAGGACGCGGCGGCATACGTGGTCTCGACATACCGCACCGAGATCACGTCCCTGATCACGGACACGGTGGCGTCATGGGACGCGAACGACACCTCGCGCAAGATCGAGGCGAACATCGGCCGCGACCTGCAGTTCATCAGGATCAACGGAACGGTGGTGGGTGCGATGGCGGGTTTGCTGATCTACGCGGTGTCGCACGCGCTGGGCGGGTGA
- a CDS encoding transcriptional regulator: MSKDFGRPPQAEENQELVRQRLAETGGASGARETLTVEWRGVPLHVEVINMPVASLYYNPGTHRVRAQRSYDPVRDRQLDGDPWSTGSQAYLHHLLKALPADPSKEDPDYQVLRESLQEFKQTDPGLITRDGVLVNGNTRRAALAELGVAHIRVGVLPDSCTWADVDAVELSLQLRRDHRREYSYVNRLLAIDEQFSLGRQPADIARDFRIRTATCEQDLWILTCLRDLIERSRDGDVALRLLDFEDHQEKLRELHRRYVKESAVSRENADLLKESRLAAILLGFSKTDVRLIEPDFKARYLDKRLPEELKPATAASAVAIPGLGRTVAAADPKVGAAKALTDSVLRAKAIEGAAEGVTAHRLTTATTTFRVAREAVERALEPAGRDARVRKRKQAASDRINDACQDLEEGVTDLVMSRASRSVDEEALDEALIKLRDTLGKLAVQCARSISEPGEGTAWLLEAMRQRE; the protein is encoded by the coding sequence ATGAGCAAGGACTTCGGAAGGCCTCCGCAGGCAGAGGAGAACCAGGAGCTGGTCCGCCAGCGACTGGCGGAGACCGGGGGTGCGTCTGGTGCGCGGGAAACGCTGACTGTCGAGTGGCGGGGTGTTCCTCTCCACGTCGAAGTGATCAACATGCCGGTGGCTTCCCTCTACTACAACCCCGGTACGCACCGTGTCAGGGCCCAGCGCAGCTACGACCCAGTGCGGGACCGTCAGCTAGATGGGGATCCCTGGAGCACAGGCAGCCAGGCGTACCTTCACCATTTGCTGAAGGCGTTGCCGGCCGATCCGTCGAAGGAAGACCCGGACTACCAAGTTCTGCGCGAAAGCCTGCAGGAGTTCAAGCAGACCGATCCGGGTCTCATTACTCGCGACGGAGTCCTGGTCAACGGCAACACCCGCCGGGCTGCGCTCGCGGAATTGGGGGTCGCGCACATCCGGGTTGGTGTGCTGCCCGATTCCTGCACCTGGGCTGACGTCGATGCGGTTGAACTGTCCCTCCAGCTGCGGCGAGATCACCGTCGTGAGTACTCGTACGTCAACCGGCTGCTCGCCATCGATGAGCAGTTCAGCCTGGGGCGGCAGCCCGCCGACATCGCACGGGACTTCCGCATCAGGACGGCTACATGCGAGCAGGACCTCTGGATCCTGACGTGCCTTCGCGACCTGATCGAGCGGAGCCGGGACGGGGACGTGGCGCTGCGGCTGCTTGACTTTGAAGATCACCAAGAAAAGCTGCGTGAGCTGCACCGACGCTACGTCAAGGAGTCAGCTGTCAGCAGAGAGAACGCTGACCTCCTCAAGGAGAGCCGGCTGGCCGCGATCCTCCTCGGGTTCTCCAAGACTGACGTGCGTCTCATCGAGCCAGACTTCAAAGCGAGGTACCTCGACAAGCGCCTTCCTGAAGAGTTGAAGCCCGCTACAGCTGCTTCAGCTGTGGCGATCCCCGGCCTTGGCCGGACGGTAGCGGCGGCCGATCCCAAGGTCGGGGCTGCGAAGGCGCTGACTGACTCTGTGCTCAGGGCCAAGGCCATCGAAGGGGCGGCCGAGGGGGTTACGGCGCACCGGCTCACCACTGCCACTACCACCTTCCGGGTGGCCCGCGAGGCAGTCGAGCGCGCGTTGGAGCCTGCCGGCAGGGACGCCCGGGTCCGTAAGCGGAAGCAAGCTGCGTCGGACCGGATCAATGACGCGTGTCAGGATCTCGAGGAGGGCGTGACGGATCTGGTGATGTCTCGTGCGTCTCGCAGCGTGGATGAGGAAGCCCTCGATGAAGCACTGATCAAACTGCGTGACACCCTCGGCAAGCTGGCAGTGCAGTGCGCTCGTAGTATCTCCGAGCCTGGGGAGGGCACCGCCTGGCTGCTCGAAGCGATGCGTCAGAGGGAATGA
- a CDS encoding DEAD/DEAH box helicase — MTAGGEPSLSIGFDVTRTKAVLRVGPGHQQDLAQLAARFPATGQRELLTTEIALDDFLVGLDALGSWPSPQDVEWEEALAELVGHVLDDAESAERSLHDGGPDSRAAVTEDEVEALLGPGWRAGLTPFQRRDIAYLLSMRHGANFSVPGAGKTRVALAVYAALRERGEVSRLLVVSPKAAYETWNFETAECFGEPLPTEVMGRRPTVGTEVLIVNYERLDRSLPTLTSWLRAAPSMIILDEAHRMKLGVQGTYGSACMALGPLARRRLILTGTPAPNGARDLENLLSFVWPGHGRRVVTRAVAGGDLAYASNVLRPLFTRTTKRELGLPPVETKIRYVQLPPLHREIYDALVGRFTARAEASRDDFDVLGKALLRLLMAATSPALLSVGASRYEALSYRVPPLEIPQGDSLYELLHGLPQYELSPKYAETLSLVAANAALGRKTLVWTTFVRSLTTMERMFADYQPAVVHGATPDREEQIRRFREDPDCLVLLSNPATLGEGISLHHVCHDAVYVDRDFMAGRFLQSLDRIHRLGLAPDTETRVTVLAVSDTIDEAVAKRLEEKVAFMGKILDDPSVHQLADLQEEPAVAGGMDALDIQALLGHMKARARG, encoded by the coding sequence ATGACTGCTGGTGGGGAACCGTCTCTGAGCATCGGGTTCGACGTGACCCGGACCAAGGCGGTCCTCCGCGTCGGCCCTGGGCACCAGCAGGATCTTGCTCAACTGGCCGCCCGCTTTCCGGCAACCGGACAGCGCGAGCTGCTGACAACGGAGATTGCGCTCGATGACTTCCTGGTGGGACTCGATGCCCTGGGGTCGTGGCCCTCGCCGCAAGATGTTGAGTGGGAGGAAGCCCTAGCCGAGCTCGTAGGTCATGTGCTCGATGATGCGGAGAGCGCCGAGCGGTCACTTCATGACGGGGGCCCTGACAGTCGCGCTGCGGTTACCGAGGACGAGGTCGAAGCCCTCCTGGGGCCGGGATGGCGGGCGGGGCTCACCCCATTCCAGCGACGTGACATCGCGTATCTGCTGTCGATGCGCCATGGTGCGAACTTCAGCGTGCCAGGTGCGGGCAAGACCCGCGTTGCGCTTGCTGTTTATGCGGCTCTGCGGGAGCGCGGGGAGGTCAGCCGCCTCTTGGTCGTGAGTCCGAAGGCGGCCTACGAGACCTGGAACTTTGAGACCGCGGAGTGCTTCGGGGAACCGTTGCCCACGGAAGTGATGGGCAGACGGCCCACAGTGGGTACCGAGGTGTTGATCGTGAACTACGAGCGCCTGGACCGGTCGCTGCCTACCCTCACCTCATGGCTGAGGGCTGCTCCCTCGATGATCATCCTGGACGAAGCGCACAGAATGAAGCTCGGCGTGCAGGGAACGTACGGCAGTGCCTGTATGGCTCTGGGCCCCCTCGCCCGCAGGCGGTTGATTCTCACCGGCACACCAGCCCCCAACGGTGCCCGCGATCTGGAGAATCTGCTGTCATTCGTCTGGCCGGGCCATGGGCGGCGCGTCGTGACGCGTGCAGTGGCGGGCGGAGACCTGGCTTACGCCAGCAATGTGCTCCGACCGCTGTTCACCCGGACGACGAAGCGTGAGCTGGGACTGCCGCCGGTCGAGACGAAGATCAGGTACGTCCAGCTGCCTCCCCTTCATCGCGAGATTTACGACGCGCTAGTGGGCAGGTTTACTGCCCGCGCCGAAGCCTCCCGCGACGACTTCGACGTGCTCGGAAAAGCACTGCTGCGCTTGCTTATGGCTGCGACCAGCCCCGCCCTCCTCAGTGTGGGAGCGAGCCGGTATGAGGCGCTCTCATACCGAGTGCCGCCGTTGGAGATACCGCAAGGCGACTCCCTCTACGAGCTTCTGCATGGCCTGCCGCAGTACGAGCTGTCGCCGAAGTACGCGGAGACGTTGAGCTTGGTAGCGGCCAATGCCGCTCTTGGCCGCAAGACGCTGGTGTGGACGACGTTCGTCCGAAGTCTGACCACGATGGAACGGATGTTCGCCGACTATCAGCCGGCGGTGGTCCACGGCGCCACTCCCGACAGAGAAGAGCAGATCAGGCGCTTCCGCGAGGATCCTGATTGCCTCGTACTGCTCTCCAACCCGGCCACCCTGGGAGAAGGAATCAGCCTCCACCACGTCTGTCACGACGCTGTCTACGTGGACCGGGACTTCATGGCTGGAAGATTCCTTCAGAGCTTGGACCGTATCCACCGGTTGGGTCTCGCCCCGGACACGGAGACTCGGGTAACCGTCCTCGCAGTAAGCGACACGATCGACGAGGCAGTCGCGAAGCGGCTGGAGGAAAAGGTCGCTTTCATGGGGAAAATTCTGGACGACCCGTCCGTGCATCAGCTCGCCGACCTGCAAGAGGAGCCAGCTGTCGCCGGCGGCATGGATGCGCTGGACATCCAGGCCCTGCTGGGACACATGAAGGCACGCGCCCGCGGCTGA
- a CDS encoding DNA cytosine methyltransferase, giving the protein MVRANELRYSSVEICAGAGGQAVGLHQAGFKHVALIEIDKDACQTLRANTSEEAEWAGCRVIQADLRAFDSKELGLQPGELDLLAGGVPCPPFSSAGKQLGRDDERDLFPTMLDLVDQLEPKAVMIENVRGLVDPKFADYRAEIIKRLESLGYEQCYWEVLEAKRYGVPQLRPRAILVAMKPEYAKYFEHAKPEPAREVSVGEALHDTMRERFDAVADDPRAEKAFKDWYEKALEGVAPTLVGGSKKHGGADLGPTRAKRSWADLGVCGLGVANDPEDMKDKERDLFAAAGPKLTVRQAGIIQGFPEEWNFTGRKTAAYRQVGNAFPPPVARAVGEQIYAAFEAAAQAAKGK; this is encoded by the coding sequence ATGGTCCGCGCGAATGAGCTCAGGTATTCGTCGGTGGAGATCTGTGCTGGAGCGGGGGGGCAAGCTGTTGGGCTGCACCAGGCCGGTTTCAAGCACGTAGCGCTGATCGAGATCGACAAGGATGCATGCCAGACGCTGAGAGCCAACACCAGCGAAGAGGCTGAGTGGGCAGGCTGCAGGGTCATCCAGGCTGACCTCAGGGCATTCGACTCGAAGGAGCTAGGGCTCCAGCCCGGCGAACTGGACTTGCTCGCTGGTGGCGTTCCCTGCCCGCCTTTCTCCTCGGCCGGCAAGCAGCTGGGGCGTGATGATGAGCGAGACCTCTTCCCCACGATGCTGGACCTTGTTGATCAGCTGGAGCCGAAGGCCGTAATGATCGAGAACGTTCGCGGGCTGGTGGATCCCAAGTTCGCTGACTATCGCGCAGAGATCATTAAGCGACTTGAGTCCCTGGGGTACGAGCAGTGCTACTGGGAGGTGCTGGAGGCGAAAAGGTACGGCGTTCCTCAACTGCGCCCCCGGGCCATCCTGGTCGCGATGAAGCCTGAGTACGCCAAGTACTTTGAGCACGCGAAGCCTGAGCCCGCCCGTGAAGTCAGCGTGGGCGAGGCCCTGCACGACACCATGCGTGAGCGGTTCGACGCAGTTGCTGATGATCCGCGGGCCGAGAAGGCCTTCAAGGACTGGTACGAGAAGGCTCTCGAAGGGGTGGCTCCGACTCTGGTCGGCGGTTCCAAGAAGCACGGGGGCGCCGATCTCGGGCCTACCAGGGCGAAGCGGTCCTGGGCGGACCTCGGCGTGTGCGGCCTCGGGGTGGCAAACGACCCCGAGGATATGAAGGACAAGGAGCGCGACCTCTTCGCGGCGGCCGGCCCCAAGCTCACGGTGCGCCAGGCTGGAATTATTCAGGGGTTCCCTGAGGAGTGGAACTTTACTGGCCGGAAGACTGCCGCGTACCGGCAGGTCGGAAATGCTTTCCCTCCGCCAGTTGCAAGGGCTGTTGGTGAGCAGATTTACGCGGCATTCGAAGCAGCGGCGCAGGCTGCGAAAGGAAAGTAG
- a CDS encoding very short patch repair endonuclease, protein MTGEWNPPPGSWASSAGRRRNMQAIRSRDTKPERLIRRLVHAQGLRYRVSAKPLPGLRRTADMVFRSAKVAVFIDGCYWHGCPEHYVPPKTNSGYWSDKVAGNMNRDRDTDEQLRAAGWTVLRFWEHESPEQCAVQIAATVSRLKHTGSL, encoded by the coding sequence ATGACAGGCGAATGGAACCCGCCCCCCGGCTCATGGGCCTCCTCGGCCGGGCGGCGGCGCAACATGCAAGCGATCCGGAGCAGGGACACCAAGCCCGAGCGACTCATTCGCCGACTTGTGCATGCCCAGGGGCTTCGCTACCGAGTTTCAGCGAAACCCCTGCCGGGTCTCCGCAGGACCGCCGATATGGTTTTCCGCTCGGCAAAGGTAGCCGTCTTCATCGACGGTTGCTACTGGCACGGATGCCCGGAGCACTACGTCCCCCCGAAAACAAATTCTGGGTACTGGTCAGACAAGGTTGCTGGCAACATGAACCGGGACCGCGATACTGACGAGCAACTGCGGGCAGCCGGATGGACGGTACTTCGGTTCTGGGAACACGAATCACCTGAACAGTGCGCGGTACAAATTGCGGCCACCGTAAGCCGCTTGAAACACACGGGAAGCCTATGA